DNA from Quercus lobata isolate SW786 chromosome 1, ValleyOak3.0 Primary Assembly, whole genome shotgun sequence:
GGAGGATCGAGAGGGCGAGGCCGTGTTTGTTGTCGCCGCCGGTGCATAGAGAGATAATGCAGATGTTGAGGGATCAAGGGAAAGTGAGTGCAAGGCTTTTGCAGAGGATAAGGGACCGGGTTCAGAAGTGGTACTATGATGAAGGGTATGCGTGTGCTCAGGTTGTGAATTTTGGGAATTTGAATACCAAGGAGGTGGTTTGTGAGGTGGTGGAAGGTGACATTACTCAGAGTAATATTCAGTTCTTGGATAAGCTTGGAAATGTTGTTGAAGGGAACACCCAGGCTGCTGTGGTGAAAAGAGAGATGCCCAGACAGGTATTTGCATTTTTATGTTCTATACTTCTGATTAAGATATGTAATGGGTATTTGCCTAATTGGttgttttcttggattttaGTAACTATGCAATTAAAGTTggtgatttttaatttttttgaatatttctGTGTAATGGGTAATTGCCTAATTGTTGGTTTTTggattatatatgtgtgtttggattagctttttgctgaaagttGGCAAAATTATACAGTTGTAACTAGAGTGAGGCTTTAAAGTGCTGTACATAAGCAAATAAACCGAAAAGCTAACCCAAACTCACACCTTGATTTCAAGTCACGACCTTTTTCTATTTGGCTATTGATTTTAGAGTTACAGATTTCAAACTTTAGGAGGGTGATTGGCTTTAAGACTGTGTGCTTTTGTTTTGAACGTTAAATGGGCGATTCATAGGTAAAAGAGATTGGATGGATGATTGATTGGTTGTTTATTTCTGTTGGTGAATGTATGTATCGGGATGACAGCTTCGACCGGGCCAAGTTTTTAACATTGAGGCAGGGAAGCAAGCTCTAAGGAACATTAATTCTCTAGGTCTGTTTTCAAACATTGAGGTGAACCCACGGCCTGATGAGAAGAATGAGGGAGGTATAATTGTTGAGATAAAGCTTAAAGAACTAGAACAGAAGAGTGCTGAAGTTGCTACAGAATGGAGTATTGTTCCTGGACGTGGAGGGCGTCCCACTCTGGTATACTTGCCTGTCTGTTTATATCTCTGCTCTCTGCAGTCTGCCCCCcacaaatcatcaaatttttggGGTTACAGTTTTGAAGGTCTCattgtattttcttctttcttgtgtatGTCGCATGTTTAGGCTTCATTACAGCCTGGTGGAACTATTACTTTTGAACACCGGAATCTCAGTGGGCTAAACAGATCCATTATGGGTTCAGTGACTACCAGCAACTTCCTGAATCCTCAGGTAAGCTTACTTTAATGTAAAACTATCTTTCTCAATTTTGTTCTATGATTGATTTAGTTTCATCTGTGGAAGATCCTGTACTGTGCAATGTTCTGATATCTTCTCTCCTCAGGATGATCTTGCTTTCAAACTTGAGTATGCACATCCTTATTTGGATGGCGTGTATAATCCACGCAACCGTACTCTGCGAGTGAGCTGCTTCAATAGCCGGAAACTGAGTCCGGTCTTCACTGGTGGGCCAGGGGTGGATGAAGTCCCCCCTATATGGGTTGATCGAGCTGGAGTTAAGACTAATATTACAGAGGTATTGTTTTGTGGTTTTATGTTTATTGGTTTGTTATGTGAGCAATTTTcagtaaattttttatggtgatGACTCAATGTATATTATCATTATATGCCTAGCAGAATTTCACCCGGCAGAGCAAATTCACTTATGGACTTGTAATGGAAGAGATAACAACACGTGATGAAAGCAGTCATATCTGTCCAAATGGCCAAAGAGTGCTGCCCAGTGGAGGAATTAGTGCAGACGGACCTCCCACAACCCTCAGTGGTACTGGCATTGACCGAATGGCTTTTTTACAAGCAAACATTACACGCGATAACACCAAGTTCTTAAATGGAGCTATAGTTGGGTCAAGGAATGTATTTCAGGTGAGTTTAGCTTCTAGTAACATGTAGCTTGATTTTTATTTGCAAATGCCTTCTACTTCTATTTTGGTTTGAAAAGACCTTGGAAGGAAgaaaaatgcataaaagatCTTTAGGAAGGAAGCCATATTATCAGGATCATCTTATTTCCAATCAATTTTTGTCAGGagccttctttttctttttggtattttgatagTTTCTGATGAGTCAAGAGGACTTCTGTCCTTGTTTCCAGCTATTTCACTAGTGTTCAATGGATATCATAGTTATTATGATGGTTGGGAGTTGTGAACAATTTGAATTAGAAGTTTTTGCTCTATACATGAACATTGTTGTCCACCAGTTTGCCAAATTTTCTATACTACACATCTTGGTTTGTCAATTTTTCTACACTTCATCTTATTTCCTATCTATTGAGCATATTTCATGTATAAACTGCAGGTAGACCAAGGCCTCGGCATTGGCAGCAAGTTTCCGTTCTTCAACCGCCACCAGCTAACATTGACACGATTTTTCCCGTTGAAGGAAGTGGAAGAAGGTGCTAGTAATCCCCCACCACCTGTCCTTGTCCTTCATGGCCATTATGGTGGCTGTGTTGGAGACCTTCCAAGTTATGATGCTTTTAC
Protein-coding regions in this window:
- the LOC115986480 gene encoding protein TOC75-3, chloroplastic, with protein sequence MHSFAAPTTHLHSTTPALSSRRRKLPSPSPSSSKLTVQCHLSPSSSQNPNNTKPLKSSSPFKPLFKTLAATSAATLLFHLRSLPSPFSSSSSGGGGGGSNGGNGGGFGGNGGDGNGSDGFNDFWNKLLSPATANADEPQNQDWDAHGLPANIVVQLNKLSGFKKYKVSEILFFDRRRYTTVGTDDSFFEMVSLRPGGTYTKSQLQKELETLATCGMFEKVDMEGKTNPDGTIAVTISFAESTWQSADRFRCINVGLMPQSKPIEMDADMTDKEKLEYYRSLEKDYKRRIERARPCLLSPPVHREIMQMLRDQGKVSARLLQRIRDRVQKWYYDEGYACAQVVNFGNLNTKEVVCEVVEGDITQSNIQFLDKLGNVVEGNTQAAVVKREMPRQLRPGQVFNIEAGKQALRNINSLGLFSNIEVNPRPDEKNEGGIIVEIKLKELEQKSAEVATEWSIVPGRGGRPTLASLQPGGTITFEHRNLSGLNRSIMGSVTTSNFLNPQDDLAFKLEYAHPYLDGVYNPRNRTLRVSCFNSRKLSPVFTGGPGVDEVPPIWVDRAGVKTNITENFTRQSKFTYGLVMEEITTRDESSHICPNGQRVLPSGGISADGPPTTLSGTGIDRMAFLQANITRDNTKFLNGAIVGSRNVFQVDQGLGIGSKFPFFNRHQLTLTRFFPLKEVEEGASNPPPPVLVLHGHYGGCVGDLPSYDAFTLGGPYSVRGYNMGEIGAARNILELAAELRIPIKGTHVYAFAEHGNDLGSSKDVKGNPTEVYRRLGHGSSYGAGIKLGLVRAEYAVDHNSGTGALFFRFGERF